The segment GGCAAAAATTGCATATATTTAAAAGAACCATAGCCTGTGCCAAAATCATCTAACACAAAGGTAATACCTTCATTTTCAAGCTTCCGCATTTGTTGAATAATTGAAGTTGCTGCCTCAGCCTCAAGGGCAAATTTCTCTGTAATTTCAATTTGTAGCAGATTTGCTGGACAGCCCGTTTTTGCTAGCATATCAAGAATGGACTTTGCCATATTTTTATCTCTAAATTCGCGTACAGATGAGTTAATAGATACTTTAAAATCATGACCAGCTTTTTTCCAAATCAATGCTTGCTCACAAGTCTTTTCTAGCATAAAGGACCCTATATTATTAATAAGCCCTGTTTCTTCAGCGATAGGAATTAGCTCATCAGGTGACACAACACCAATTATTTCATCTTCCCAACGAACAAGTGCTTCAACAGCTATAATACGACCTGAGGCAATATCAATTTGTGGCTGATAAAACACCTTTAAATTCCTTTGGTCAAGTGCTTGCAGCAAACGTTTTTCAATTAGAGCTTTACGATTTAAAGCTTTATGTGTTGCAGTTGACAGTGACACAATTTTATTGCCACCAGCCTCACGTACTGTTGAAATTGTCGCAATGGACGCTTTCATAAGCTGAGAAAATGTTGTTTGATCTTCAGGATATCTTGTGATCCCCCCGCTAATTGAAATTGGAACAGCGATATTGCCATTATAAATAGGATGCTGCTGTAGGTAAGATAAAAAGCCTTGAATAAACCATTCACTTAAAGGCGTAATGACAACAAAATCGTTTTCATTAATGCGAGCCATTGTACTATCTTGGAAATACATTTGAATACGGTTTGTAAATTCAGTAATAAGACTTTGATTAATTTGTTGGTCGTGTAATTCTTTCAATGTATAAAATTTATCAATACTTAAATATACAAAAGAAAAATGGCGTTCTTCTTCTACCATAGTAGCAATGACCTTTTCAAGTCGATGTGCATTCATCAAGCCTGTTTCTGTATCAATATAAGCGATTTTCTCCAGTTGCTGCTGGATTTTTTTTGATTTTGTAATATCCTTTTCAATTAACATAAATTGTTGCTCATTTGTTGCGAAATTAAAGGTTGGGATAGCTGTTAGCAATACCCAATAGGATTGTCCTGTTTTTGTAATTTTTTCAACTTCGCCTTGCCATGGTTGATCGTTGTTTAAATGACGCCAAATCGTATTTGTTACCTTTTCATTATCAGGGAAAAGCTGCCAAAACGTTTTGCCGATAACGCGCTTTGGTGTCCATTGGCTTGTTTTTAAAAATTCACTATTACACTCTAAGATAAATCCATCATGATCAAGCGTCACTGTCATAAATGTAGTATCGATTCCTTGCTTTAGGTCAACAAAGGTACTGCTATTAGAGATGGCTGTTACCATTAGCTCTGGCAGCATAAAAATAAGAAGAATAAAACGTTCATCTTGTTCTACAAAAGGCTTAGCTAGCAGTGCTGTTGTAATTTCTTTGTTTGTATATGTGCTTACTTGAATATTGTCTATATACGTACTGTCCTCATTGTGTAAAATTGCATGAAATGTTTCCAATGGAAGCTGACGTAGTAGATTTTCACGTATGAATGGAGTAGTATTTCCTGTAATATCATTAGCTGAAAAACCAATCAGATGTTCAGCATGCTTTCCCCAAATAATTGCTTGTCCATCTTGATTTATGATAATTGCAGGAAAAGGAAGTGAATTTAGATAATGTTCATCAATCGTAAATGATTTATGCATATGACTCATGATTATTCGATCTCCTTGGGTAATCAATATATACTATTATTATAGATAATTATCGGGAATTAGTCATTATGAATATATTTGTAAATATTTGATAGTAAAAATATTTAGGACTTTTCTAACGAGTTGTAGGAAAGGGCCTAAAGAAAAAT is part of the Lysinibacillus sp. FSL K6-0232 genome and harbors:
- a CDS encoding EAL domain-containing protein; its protein translation is MSHMHKSFTIDEHYLNSLPFPAIIINQDGQAIIWGKHAEHLIGFSANDITGNTTPFIRENLLRQLPLETFHAILHNEDSTYIDNIQVSTYTNKEITTALLAKPFVEQDERFILLIFMLPELMVTAISNSSTFVDLKQGIDTTFMTVTLDHDGFILECNSEFLKTSQWTPKRVIGKTFWQLFPDNEKVTNTIWRHLNNDQPWQGEVEKITKTGQSYWVLLTAIPTFNFATNEQQFMLIEKDITKSKKIQQQLEKIAYIDTETGLMNAHRLEKVIATMVEEERHFSFVYLSIDKFYTLKELHDQQINQSLITEFTNRIQMYFQDSTMARINENDFVVITPLSEWFIQGFLSYLQQHPIYNGNIAVPISISGGITRYPEDQTTFSQLMKASIATISTVREAGGNKIVSLSTATHKALNRKALIEKRLLQALDQRNLKVFYQPQIDIASGRIIAVEALVRWEDEIIGVVSPDELIPIAEETGLINNIGSFMLEKTCEQALIWKKAGHDFKVSINSSVREFRDKNMAKSILDMLAKTGCPANLLQIEITEKFALEAEAATSIIQQMRKLENEGITFVLDDFGTGYGSFKYMQFLPINTLKIDQTFTNSLLKSEKTQKLIHGMVQLGKSMGLKVVAEGVETAEQADLLVTYGCDAMQGFYISKPVTPEEIDTLLV